In the Geobacter sp. FeAm09 genome, one interval contains:
- a CDS encoding cache domain-containing protein yields MKFLRTSIRFKLTVGTMVPLMAAIAACWVIGSSIIITRFISEAQQTVESNLSSANEIFLGELARLSDVIRLAGLSPELSAALRDNRNLPAAIPLQSILRNDRLSFLTLVDRYGFVRYRAANPGSTGDTLRSEKIVADAAKGIVCSGISQLRPEQVVRENPQLPSLMNIPLKPTPLARIYTKQVENRGLFLVAAAPVIAADGTVAGVIYGGMLLNGENRLVDRITRVIFQPRENAGQPAGSATIFLDDVRIATSVMDERGERAAGSTMSAEVYNAVSRGEKWNGKAFVVDRWNFTAYEPLRDYRGAVVGALYVGMPEQPYAELRSQINMIFSGVLIFVTLFGVPLSAWLGSNMARPIKALEEGARRIAAGEQQSDITVDSHDEIASLAGEFNIMKLRLKEREREILSLNHTLEEKVTERTTQLEEKNEQLLLAQKELAQAERLAAIGLLASGVAHEINNPLAIIRGNVELLEMGNGAGDHGPEELDTIMRQVARIERIVKNLRTFSRSSAKQLSRFSLAEVLEDILDQVGHQVLLDPYTVTRHYRGKKIMIEADEDQLRQVFTNLIVNGLQAMDGGGTLFVDIGADPEAGLCRVAVADTGPGISEEQVEKLFTPFYTTKPHGTGLGLAVSYGIVRDHGGEIEVLSEPGQGTIFSVILPLTQPHEEPAAQG; encoded by the coding sequence CTTCCTGGGGGAACTGGCGCGCCTGAGCGACGTCATCCGGCTGGCCGGCCTCTCCCCGGAGCTGTCGGCCGCCCTGCGCGACAACAGGAATCTGCCGGCCGCCATCCCGCTCCAGTCCATACTCAGGAACGACCGTCTCAGCTTCCTGACCCTGGTGGACCGCTACGGTTTTGTCCGCTACCGGGCCGCCAACCCCGGCAGCACGGGCGATACGCTCCGTTCGGAGAAGATCGTCGCCGATGCCGCCAAGGGGATCGTCTGCAGCGGCATCTCCCAGTTGCGGCCCGAGCAGGTTGTCCGTGAAAATCCCCAGCTGCCCTCGCTGATGAATATCCCCCTCAAGCCGACCCCCCTTGCCAGGATCTATACGAAACAGGTGGAAAACCGCGGGCTGTTCCTGGTGGCCGCCGCCCCGGTCATCGCAGCCGACGGCACCGTTGCCGGCGTGATCTACGGGGGCATGCTGCTCAATGGCGAAAACAGGCTCGTCGACCGCATCACGCGGGTCATTTTCCAGCCCCGGGAAAACGCCGGCCAGCCGGCGGGCAGCGCGACGATATTCCTGGATGACGTGCGCATCGCCACCAGCGTGATGGACGAGCGGGGCGAGCGGGCCGCCGGAAGCACCATGTCCGCCGAGGTGTACAACGCCGTCAGCCGGGGGGAAAAATGGAACGGCAAGGCATTCGTTGTGGACAGGTGGAACTTCACCGCCTACGAGCCGCTCAGGGATTACCGGGGAGCCGTGGTCGGCGCGCTCTATGTGGGGATGCCGGAACAGCCCTATGCAGAGCTGCGTTCCCAGATCAACATGATCTTTTCCGGTGTTCTGATCTTCGTTACCCTGTTCGGCGTCCCGCTTTCCGCCTGGCTCGGCTCCAACATGGCCCGGCCGATCAAGGCGCTGGAAGAGGGGGCCCGGAGGATCGCCGCCGGCGAGCAGCAGTCCGACATCACGGTGGACAGCCATGACGAGATCGCCTCGCTGGCCGGCGAGTTCAACATCATGAAGCTCCGCCTGAAGGAACGGGAGCGGGAGATCCTGTCCCTCAACCACACCCTGGAAGAAAAGGTGACGGAACGCACCACCCAGCTGGAGGAAAAGAACGAGCAGCTGCTGCTCGCCCAAAAGGAACTGGCCCAGGCGGAACGCCTGGCGGCCATCGGACTCCTGGCTTCCGGCGTGGCCCACGAGATCAACAATCCCCTGGCCATCATCCGGGGCAACGTGGAACTGTTGGAGATGGGCAACGGTGCCGGCGATCACGGCCCCGAAGAGCTGGACACCATCATGCGCCAGGTGGCGCGGATCGAGCGGATCGTCAAAAACCTGCGGACCTTCTCGCGCAGCAGCGCCAAGCAACTGAGCCGTTTTTCCCTGGCGGAGGTCCTGGAGGACATCCTGGACCAGGTGGGGCACCAGGTGCTGCTCGATCCCTATACCGTCACCCGGCATTACCGCGGCAAGAAGATCATGATCGAGGCGGACGAAGACCAGTTGCGGCAGGTCTTCACCAACCTGATCGTGAACGGACTGCAGGCCATGGACGGGGGGGGGACGCTCTTCGTGGACATCGGCGCCGACCCGGAGGCGGGGCTGTGCCGGGTAGCGGTTGCGGATACCGGGCCCGGCATCAGCGAAGAGCAGGTGGAGAAACTGTTCACCCCCTTCTATACCACCAAGCCCCATGGGACCGGCCTGGGGCTGGCGGTGTCCTACGGCATCGTCAGGGACCACGGCGGCGAGATCGAGGTGTTGAGCGAGCCGGGTCAGGGCACGATCTTCAGCGTCATCCTGCCGCTCACACAACCCCACGAAGAGCCTGCGGCACAGGGGTAA
- a CDS encoding LysE family translocator gives MQEILPVLGISGAIAIGAMSPGPSFLMVARTAVAASRPAGLAAALGMGVGGALFAVAALAGLQAVFAAVPGLYLALKVVGGLYLVYLGQRIWRGAGQPLALRPETAESAQQGAGRAFLLALGTQVSNPKAAIVYGSVFAAFLPRDFPLFLAVITVAVIFMIEAGWYALVALVLSAAGPRAAYLRYKVWIDRSAGGVMAVLGIKLVASARQV, from the coding sequence ATGCAGGAGATCCTGCCCGTGCTCGGCATTTCGGGCGCCATTGCCATCGGCGCAATGAGCCCCGGCCCGAGCTTTTTGATGGTTGCCCGCACCGCCGTGGCCGCTTCGCGTCCTGCCGGCCTGGCGGCCGCCCTGGGCATGGGGGTAGGCGGCGCCCTGTTCGCCGTTGCCGCCCTGGCGGGCCTCCAGGCGGTTTTTGCGGCGGTGCCCGGTCTGTATCTGGCATTGAAGGTCGTGGGTGGGCTCTATCTCGTCTACCTGGGGCAGCGGATCTGGCGGGGGGCCGGCCAGCCGCTTGCGCTCCGGCCGGAAACCGCCGAATCCGCACAACAGGGCGCCGGGCGCGCTTTCCTCTTGGCCTTGGGCACCCAGGTCAGCAACCCGAAGGCGGCGATCGTGTATGGGAGCGTCTTTGCCGCGTTCCTGCCCCGGGATTTTCCGTTGTTCCTCGCCGTGATCACGGTGGCGGTCATCTTCATGATCGAGGCGGGCTGGTACGCTCTGGTTGCCCTCGTCCTTTCGGCCGCCGGCCCGCGCGCGGCCTACCTGCGGTACAAAGTCTGGATAGACCGCTCGGCGGGCGGCGTCATGGCCGTTCTGGGAATCAAGCTGGTCGCCTCCGCCCGCCAGGTTTAG